A portion of the Mytilus galloprovincialis chromosome 12, xbMytGall1.hap1.1, whole genome shotgun sequence genome contains these proteins:
- the LOC143055692 gene encoding uncharacterized protein LOC143055692: MISKLTTFCYILLFNFNFALMVKIINVTGGVYQKNKISNTHVIKASEMIGPKGCVKDCMMYTDCNAVNFHKDRSYCELLDDSYSDQEAENKYGVYFTNISKWTKDKDACWPKTCPTKTRCIVAYKNERLCLPFDTPCDNNKCQNGASCINSVRDYSCRCLAGYYGQYCELTPCSSGPCRNAGTCSISGSTYTCTCRHGYYGTQCQLTPCSSGPCRNAGTCSISGSTYTCTCRHGYYGTQCQFDACSPNPCQNLGTCFPSGGSSYNCACSSGWYGTICNSSPCFPTPCYNGGICTASGPYSYYCTCHPSYTGTTCLENKNSCYGRCGTVSGSYNCQCDASCLTHSDCCVDKAIYCG, encoded by the exons ATGATTTCAAAACTGActacattttgttatattttattgtttaatttcaattttgcTTTAATGGTGAAAATTATTAATGTTACTGGTGGTgtttaccaaaagaataaaatttcaaatactcATGTGATAAAGGCTAGTGAAATGATTGGTCCAAAAGGGTGCGTCAAAGATTGTATGATGTATACAGATTGTAACGCAGTGAATTTTCACAAGGACAGGTCTTACTGTGAACTATTAGATGATTCTTATTCTGACCAAGAAGCCGAAAATAAATACGgagtttattttacaaatatctcTAAATGGACAAAG GATAAGGATGCTTGCTGGCCGAAAACGTGTCCAACTAAAACTAGATGTATTGTTGCCTATAAAAACGAACGTCTTTGTTTACCTTTTG aTACACCATGTGACAATAATAAGTGTCAAAATGGCGCTTCGTGTATTAACTCTGTTAGAGACTACAGCTGTCGATGTTTAGCTGGATACTATGGACAATACTGCGAAC TGACTCCATGTTCATCAGGTCCTTGTAGAAATGCAGGCACCTGTAGTATATCTGGATCAACGTATACTTGTACTTGCAGACATGGATATTATGGAACGCAATGCCAGT TAACTCCATGTTCATCAGGTCCTTGTAGAAATGCAGGCACCTGTAGTATATCTGGATCAACGTATACTTGTACTTGCAGACATGGATATTATGGAACGCAATGCCAGT TTGATGCATGTTCACCAAACCCGTGTCAAAATCTGGGCACATGTTTTCCTTCTGGTGGATCGAGCTACAACTGCGCTTGCTCATCTGGATGGTATGGAACAATATGTAATA GTAGTCCTTGCTTTCCAACCCCGTGTTACAATGGTGGTATATGTACTGCGTCTGGACCCTACTCATATTACTGCACGTGCCACCCTAGTTATACAGGAACAACTTGCCTCG aaaataaaaactcCTGCTATGGTCGCTGTGGAACTGTCAGTGGTTCGTACAATTGTCAATGTGATGCCAGCTGCTTAACTCATTCCGACTGCTGTGTTGACAAAGCAATATACTGTGGCTGA